A region of Marinomonas maritima DNA encodes the following proteins:
- the atpG gene encoding F0F1 ATP synthase subunit gamma, translated as MAVGKEIRTQISSINNTRKITRAMEKVAASKTRKAQDRMAASRPYAERIRQVVGHLANANPEYKHRYLTEREANRVGYIVISSDRGLCGGLNVNVFKKAIKDMKQFADTGVEIDICAIGGKAVSFFRNYGGNVTAAFTGLGDAPKADDLVGSVKVMLDAFDEGRIDRLYVVSNEFVNTMTQVPTVEQLLPLKAEENTELQHHWDYIYEPEAVEILNELLVRYIESQVYQSVVENIACEQASRMLAMKNATDNAGDIIDELQLVYNKARQAAITQEISEIVSGAAAV; from the coding sequence ATGGCAGTCGGAAAAGAGATACGTACTCAGATTTCGAGCATTAACAATACGCGTAAAATTACTCGTGCTATGGAAAAAGTAGCGGCTAGTAAAACGCGTAAAGCTCAGGATCGTATGGCCGCTTCTCGTCCGTATGCGGAACGAATTCGCCAAGTAGTTGGTCATTTGGCCAACGCGAATCCTGAGTATAAACACCGTTACCTTACCGAACGTGAGGCGAATCGTGTTGGTTATATCGTAATCTCTTCTGATCGTGGTTTATGTGGTGGTTTGAACGTTAACGTGTTCAAAAAAGCCATTAAAGATATGAAGCAGTTCGCTGATACGGGTGTTGAAATCGACATCTGTGCCATTGGCGGTAAAGCCGTTTCATTCTTTCGTAACTACGGCGGAAATGTAACAGCAGCTTTCACCGGTTTAGGTGATGCGCCCAAAGCTGACGACTTAGTCGGTAGTGTAAAGGTGATGCTAGACGCATTTGACGAAGGTCGCATTGATCGTTTGTATGTGGTTTCTAATGAGTTCGTGAATACGATGACTCAGGTACCAACGGTTGAGCAACTTTTGCCACTAAAAGCGGAAGAGAATACAGAGTTACAGCACCACTGGGATTACATTTATGAGCCAGAAGCCGTTGAAATTTTAAACGAATTATTGGTTCGCTATATTGAATCTCAAGTATATCAGTCAGTGGTTGAAAACATTGCGTGTGAACAAGCATCTCGTATGCTTGCGATGAAAAACGCAACAGACAACGCCGGCGATATCATTGATGAATTGCAGTTGGTGTACAACAAGGCTCGTCAAGCAGCGATTACTCAGGAAATTTCTGAGATAGTCAGCGGCGCGGCAGCGGTTTAA
- a CDS encoding LysE family translocator, translating into MENQLAFLAICLVSALSPGPGGLAVVSSSINQSLRGTLPVIFGIATGLILASVLANTWLLAVIHSSEQAFQIMTWLCSGYIAYLGCKALYYANSEMTIAAQGYSFKNGVFISLLNPKTLVFFGALFPLFVPSNEHFVVYSVLLTLELVVITLIIHVLISSAIDKVSHLLKHHIVLINRITGLLFIGLGIAGFIV; encoded by the coding sequence ATGGAAAATCAACTAGCGTTTTTGGCTATTTGCCTTGTATCGGCATTATCACCTGGACCAGGCGGTCTAGCGGTTGTGAGTAGTAGTATTAATCAGAGCTTGCGTGGGACTTTGCCGGTGATTTTTGGCATCGCGACTGGGTTAATATTAGCTTCTGTGTTGGCAAATACTTGGCTGTTAGCCGTGATTCATTCAAGTGAGCAAGCGTTTCAAATTATGACGTGGTTGTGTAGTGGCTACATCGCTTATTTGGGCTGTAAGGCGCTGTATTATGCCAATAGTGAGATGACCATCGCCGCGCAAGGATACAGTTTTAAAAACGGTGTATTCATTTCGTTATTAAACCCAAAAACATTAGTCTTTTTTGGTGCTTTATTTCCGCTGTTCGTTCCTTCAAACGAGCACTTTGTGGTCTATTCGGTCTTATTAACGCTAGAGTTGGTAGTGATCACCTTGATTATCCATGTACTTATTTCTTCTGCTATAGATAAAGTGTCTCATTTATTAAAGCACCACATAGTGCTGATCAATCGTATTACAGGCTTGTTATTTATTGGTTTGGGTATAGCTGGTTTTATTGTTTAG
- a CDS encoding TrmB family transcriptional regulator, with protein MIEQAFEQLGLTPRETQLYQTLLKLGPSSIRDIAEHSGINRGTAYESLKQLQGKGVVSYFPKGKRRFFSAENPDILLNLAEEKRNRLDKTIENLKNTIIPNLHQQQPEYHQTNVRYYEGDDGIEWVLRDILNVVSEQDHKEYCVFSSKPIRPFLYRPFPNYTKQRVKLGINVKVIALGDGGEEAELSERKWIKTEGAVDASYIAIYPPKCAIISLASNNFPSAVVLESKDIAKAQQIIFDTLWKML; from the coding sequence ATGATTGAGCAAGCTTTTGAACAACTCGGTTTAACGCCAAGAGAAACGCAACTTTACCAAACGCTATTAAAACTCGGTCCCTCTTCTATTCGGGATATTGCCGAACACAGCGGTATAAACCGTGGCACCGCTTACGAGTCTCTAAAACAGTTACAGGGTAAAGGCGTTGTGAGTTACTTCCCTAAAGGAAAACGTCGATTTTTTAGCGCTGAAAACCCCGATATTTTACTGAATTTAGCGGAAGAAAAACGCAACCGCCTCGACAAAACTATCGAAAACCTGAAGAACACCATCATTCCTAACTTGCATCAGCAGCAGCCGGAGTATCATCAAACCAATGTGCGTTATTACGAAGGCGATGACGGCATTGAGTGGGTATTGCGCGACATTTTAAACGTCGTATCCGAACAAGACCATAAAGAATATTGCGTATTTTCGTCTAAGCCGATTCGTCCCTTTTTGTATCGTCCTTTTCCAAACTACACAAAACAACGTGTCAAATTGGGAATTAATGTAAAAGTCATCGCTTTGGGTGATGGCGGCGAAGAAGCAGAATTATCGGAACGTAAGTGGATTAAAACGGAAGGCGCTGTGGACGCGAGCTACATCGCTATTTACCCGCCTAAATGTGCCATCATTTCATTGGCAAGTAACAACTTCCCTTCCGCGGTGGTGTTGGAATCCAAAGACATCGCCAAAGCCCAACAAATTATCTTCGATACGCTATGGAAAATGCTTTAA
- the atpA gene encoding F0F1 ATP synthase subunit alpha, which produces MQQLNPSEISEIIKKRIENLDVTSDAQNEGTIVSVADGIVLVHGLADVMYGEMIEFSGGVYGIALNLERDSVGAVVLGKYQDLVEGQKVKCTGRILEVPIGPELLGRVVDALGNPIDGKGDINAKLTDKVEKVAPGVIERQSVDQPIQTGYKAIDAMVPIGRGQRELIIGDRQIGKTALAIDTIIAQKNSGIKCVYVAIGQKQSTIANVVRKLEEAGAMSYTTVVAAGASDPAAMLYLAPYTGCTMGEYFRDRGEDALIIYDDLTKQAWAYRQISLLLRRPPGREAYPGDVFYLHSRLLERASRVNVEYVEKFTNGEVKGKTGSLTALPIIETQGGDVSAFVPTNVISITDGQIFLETSSFNAGIRPAMNAGISVSRVGGAAQTKIVKKLGGGIRLALAQYRELAAFAQFASDLDEATRKQLEHGKQVTELMKQKQFSPMPVADMGVVLYAANDGFLEDVETSKIGSFETALLGYMNSEHADLMADINKTGNFNGEIEATLKAAIEKFKATQTW; this is translated from the coding sequence ATGCAGCAACTGAATCCATCTGAGATCAGCGAGATTATCAAGAAGCGCATCGAGAATCTCGATGTCACTTCTGATGCCCAAAATGAGGGCACAATTGTCAGTGTAGCAGACGGTATCGTTCTGGTTCACGGTTTGGCAGATGTTATGTACGGAGAAATGATTGAATTCTCCGGTGGTGTTTATGGTATTGCTTTGAACCTAGAGCGTGACTCTGTAGGTGCGGTAGTACTAGGTAAATACCAAGACCTTGTAGAAGGTCAAAAAGTTAAATGTACTGGTCGTATATTGGAAGTTCCAATCGGTCCAGAATTGCTTGGTCGTGTTGTTGACGCATTGGGTAACCCAATCGACGGCAAAGGCGATATCAATGCAAAATTAACGGATAAAGTTGAAAAAGTGGCACCAGGCGTTATCGAACGTCAGTCAGTTGATCAACCTATCCAGACAGGTTATAAAGCCATTGATGCTATGGTGCCAATTGGTCGTGGTCAACGTGAGTTGATCATCGGTGATCGTCAGATTGGTAAAACGGCGTTGGCTATTGACACCATTATTGCTCAGAAAAACAGTGGCATTAAATGTGTGTACGTAGCGATTGGCCAGAAACAATCTACTATTGCCAACGTTGTACGTAAGCTTGAAGAAGCCGGTGCAATGAGTTACACCACAGTGGTAGCGGCTGGTGCTTCTGATCCAGCGGCAATGCTTTACCTAGCGCCATACACTGGTTGTACTATGGGTGAATACTTCCGTGACCGCGGTGAAGATGCATTGATCATTTATGATGATTTGACCAAGCAAGCTTGGGCTTACCGTCAGATCTCTTTGCTTCTTCGTCGTCCACCAGGTCGTGAAGCGTACCCAGGTGATGTATTCTATCTTCACTCTCGTCTTCTTGAGCGTGCTTCTCGTGTAAACGTTGAGTATGTAGAGAAATTCACCAATGGTGAAGTGAAAGGCAAAACCGGTTCTTTAACCGCATTGCCAATCATCGAGACACAAGGTGGTGACGTATCAGCATTCGTACCAACCAACGTTATCTCCATCACTGATGGTCAGATATTCTTGGAAACGAGCTCGTTTAATGCGGGTATTCGTCCAGCGATGAACGCCGGTATTTCGGTTTCTCGTGTTGGTGGTGCAGCACAAACTAAGATTGTCAAAAAACTTGGCGGTGGTATTCGTCTTGCATTGGCTCAGTACCGTGAATTGGCGGCTTTCGCTCAGTTTGCATCTGACCTAGACGAAGCGACTCGTAAGCAGCTAGAGCACGGTAAACAGGTTACTGAACTGATGAAACAAAAGCAGTTCTCTCCTATGCCTGTCGCTGATATGGGCGTAGTTCTTTACGCTGCTAATGATGGCTTCCTTGAAGATGTTGAAACAAGCAAAATTGGTAGTTTTGAAACGGCATTGTTAGGTTATATGAACAGCGAACACGCTGATCTTATGGCTGACATCAACAAAACTGGTAATTTTAACGGCGAGATTGAAGCGACACTGAAAGCGGCAATCGAGAAGTTTAAAGCGACGCAAACTTGGTAA
- a CDS encoding helix-turn-helix transcriptional regulator, translating to MHANEFCNAFTCQTLGGLEMIEAHFTETVFGKHAHAGFVISVVDAGVMHFSHRGESHNTSPGQLSIVAPDELHTGSKGKGEGWRYRALYPSEERMKALNHSLFGTTQTPYFRQSVINDARLSLQMRGLLDKLTRGSEALDVEEHWEMLLVNLLLQESQQSAALTLSKAHSNIEWVRDRLADCYQQKLSLDEIAQQAGISKFHLIKEFKRCYQLTPHQYQIQQRLNHARAQLKRGFSAVDIALNCGFHDQSHFTKAFVSAMGITPSAYRQQFFTR from the coding sequence ATGCACGCCAACGAATTCTGCAACGCTTTTACCTGCCAAACCTTAGGTGGGCTGGAAATGATAGAAGCGCATTTTACCGAGACTGTATTTGGTAAGCATGCCCACGCAGGCTTTGTTATTTCTGTAGTGGATGCTGGCGTGATGCATTTTAGTCATCGTGGTGAGAGTCATAATACCTCGCCAGGACAGCTTTCAATTGTGGCGCCAGATGAATTGCACACAGGCTCTAAAGGCAAAGGTGAGGGCTGGCGTTATCGTGCGTTATATCCGTCTGAAGAGCGTATGAAAGCGCTTAACCACTCATTATTTGGCACGACACAAACGCCTTACTTTCGTCAAAGTGTGATCAACGATGCTCGTCTCAGCCTGCAGATGCGAGGTTTGTTGGATAAGCTGACCCGAGGCTCTGAAGCCTTGGACGTGGAAGAGCATTGGGAAATGTTGCTGGTAAACTTGTTACTACAAGAAAGCCAGCAAAGTGCGGCACTGACGTTGAGCAAAGCACACTCCAATATCGAATGGGTACGTGATCGGCTGGCGGATTGTTATCAACAAAAGCTGTCGCTTGATGAGATCGCACAACAGGCTGGTATCAGCAAGTTTCACCTTATTAAAGAGTTTAAGCGTTGTTATCAGTTAACCCCTCATCAATATCAAATCCAACAACGTTTGAATCACGCTCGAGCTCAACTAAAGCGTGGTTTTAGTGCTGTCGATATCGCGCTCAACTGTGGCTTTCATGATCAAAGTCATTTCACTAAGGCTTTTGTGAGTGCTATGGGGATTACGCCATCGGCGTACCGACAGCAATTTTTTACAAGATAA
- the atpD gene encoding F0F1 ATP synthase subunit beta, with translation MSSGQIVQIIGAVIDVEFPRDSVPKVYDALTIEGKELVLEVQQQLGDGIVRTIAMGSTDGMKRGLVVENTNKPVSVPVGIKTLGRIMDVLGNPIDEKGPIGEEERWSIHRSAPSYSEQSSSNELLETGIKVIDLVCPFAKGGKVGLFGGAGVGKTVNMMELIRNIAIEHSGYSVFAGVGERTREGNDFYHEMTDSNVIDKVSLVYGQMNEPPGNRLRVALTGLTMAEKFRDEGRDVLFFVDNIYRYTLAGTEVSALLGRMPSAVGYQPTLAEEMGVLQERITSTKTGSITSVQAVYVPADDLTDPSPATTFSHLDATVVLSRDIASLGIYPAIDPLDSTSRQLDPLVIGQEHYDVARGVQMVLQRYKELKDIIAILGMDELSEEDKQTVNRSRKIQRFLSQPFFVAEVFTGSPGKYVSLKDTIRGFKGILDGEFDDLPEQAFYMIGSIDEAVEKAKKL, from the coding sequence ATGAGTAGCGGACAAATCGTACAAATTATCGGTGCTGTTATCGACGTGGAATTCCCACGTGATAGCGTGCCAAAAGTATATGATGCCCTGACCATTGAAGGCAAAGAGTTGGTGTTGGAAGTTCAACAACAACTAGGCGACGGTATTGTTCGTACCATCGCAATGGGCTCTACCGATGGTATGAAGCGTGGATTGGTTGTAGAAAATACAAACAAACCTGTTTCTGTTCCTGTTGGTATTAAAACACTAGGACGTATTATGGACGTTCTAGGTAATCCGATTGATGAAAAAGGCCCAATTGGCGAAGAAGAGCGTTGGTCTATTCACCGTTCTGCGCCTTCTTACTCTGAGCAGTCTTCAAGCAACGAGTTGCTTGAAACAGGTATCAAAGTAATCGACCTTGTTTGTCCTTTCGCGAAAGGCGGTAAAGTTGGTTTGTTTGGTGGTGCCGGTGTTGGTAAAACCGTCAACATGATGGAGCTTATCCGTAACATCGCTATCGAGCACAGTGGTTATTCTGTATTCGCTGGTGTTGGTGAGCGTACTCGTGAAGGTAACGATTTCTACCATGAGATGACTGACTCGAATGTAATCGACAAAGTGTCTCTTGTGTACGGTCAGATGAACGAGCCACCAGGTAACCGTTTACGCGTTGCTTTGACTGGTTTGACGATGGCTGAAAAGTTCCGTGACGAAGGTCGTGATGTACTTTTCTTCGTAGATAACATCTACCGTTACACGCTTGCCGGTACGGAAGTATCTGCATTGCTAGGTCGTATGCCATCTGCGGTAGGTTACCAGCCTACACTTGCTGAAGAGATGGGTGTTCTTCAAGAACGTATCACCTCTACTAAGACAGGTTCTATCACGTCTGTTCAAGCGGTATACGTACCTGCGGATGACTTGACTGACCCGTCTCCAGCAACAACGTTCTCTCACTTGGACGCAACCGTTGTATTGTCTCGTGACATCGCATCTTTGGGTATTTACCCAGCGATCGACCCTCTAGACAGTACTTCACGTCAGCTTGATCCTCTTGTTATTGGTCAAGAGCATTATGACGTAGCGCGTGGCGTACAAATGGTATTGCAGCGTTATAAAGAGCTTAAAGACATCATCGCGATCTTGGGTATGGACGAGTTATCTGAAGAAGATAAACAAACGGTTAACCGTTCTCGTAAAATCCAGCGTTTCTTGTCTCAGCCTTTCTTCGTAGCAGAAGTATTTACAGGCTCTCCAGGTAAGTATGTTTCTTTGAAAGACACGATTCGTGGCTTTAAAGGCATCTTGGATGGTGAGTTTGATGATCTTCCAGAGCAAGCGTTCTACATGATTGGTAGTATCGACGAAGCGGTCGAGAAAGCTAAGAAACTTTAA
- a CDS encoding DCC1-like thiol-disulfide oxidoreductase family protein, with the protein MTDKQIQLIYDKECSACHFYCQIVRIRQSIGELVLIDAREHPEVLQEITAQGLDIDQGMVLKMNGQLYYGSDAIHLLALLSGRSGVFNRLNYWLFSSKKVAAILCPILRYCRNVLLKILGKTKINNLKQEDNDRF; encoded by the coding sequence ATGACAGACAAGCAGATACAGCTCATCTATGACAAAGAATGTTCTGCTTGCCATTTTTATTGCCAGATCGTTCGTATACGTCAAAGCATTGGAGAGCTAGTACTGATTGATGCGAGAGAACATCCTGAAGTGTTGCAAGAAATCACCGCTCAGGGCTTGGACATAGATCAAGGCATGGTCTTGAAAATGAACGGACAGCTCTATTACGGCTCGGATGCCATCCATCTTTTAGCCTTGCTTAGCGGCCGATCTGGTGTGTTTAACCGCTTGAATTATTGGTTGTTTAGCTCCAAAAAAGTCGCTGCTATTTTGTGTCCTATATTAAGGTATTGCCGTAATGTGTTATTAAAAATCTTGGGCAAGACGAAGATTAATAACTTAAAGCAAGAAGACAACGATAGGTTCTAA
- a CDS encoding F0F1 ATP synthase subunit delta translates to MAELKTVARPYARAAFEVAREQGHVTEWADMLSILAAVTVDPKLKVALGNPAFSAEEKANALADVCAEVTTEQGKAFLLALAEKKRLTLIPAISVLFQQFKLNFEKAVDVEFTSAFELSAEQAQALAAALAKRLDRTINLTNETDASLLGGVVIRTGDLIIDGSVRGKLAKLSEAINS, encoded by the coding sequence ATGGCTGAACTAAAAACAGTCGCGCGACCGTACGCTAGAGCAGCTTTCGAAGTTGCCCGTGAGCAAGGCCACGTTACAGAATGGGCTGATATGCTGAGCATATTAGCCGCTGTAACGGTGGATCCTAAGCTTAAGGTGGCACTTGGAAATCCAGCTTTTAGTGCGGAAGAGAAGGCAAACGCTCTAGCGGACGTTTGTGCGGAAGTAACGACAGAACAGGGCAAAGCATTTTTGCTAGCCCTGGCTGAGAAAAAGCGTTTGACGCTTATTCCAGCGATTTCTGTGTTATTTCAACAGTTCAAACTGAATTTTGAAAAAGCAGTGGATGTTGAATTTACCTCTGCATTTGAATTATCAGCAGAACAGGCACAAGCATTAGCCGCAGCATTGGCGAAAAGGTTGGATCGTACTATCAACCTAACCAATGAAACAGACGCGAGCCTGCTTGGTGGCGTGGTTATCCGTACAGGTGACTTAATCATCGACGGTTCAGTTCGCGGTAAACTGGCGAAACTGTCCGAGGCGATAAACTCCTAG
- the tcdA gene encoding tRNA cyclic N6-threonylcarbamoyladenosine(37) synthase TcdA, with protein sequence MTDDQRFGGIRRLYGDAAYEVFSQAHVCVIGIGGVGSWAAEALARSGIGKITLIDMDDICVTNTNRQIHALSDTIGESKVDVMTQRVKQINPNCEITSIEDFATADNMSELLAEPFDYIIDCIDSIKPKAALMAWCKSNKRSVITIGGAGGQTDPTKIQTADLAKTVGDPLAANLRNFLRRYYNFSRNTKRRFNIECVFSIEQLNYPQGDGTVSKQRLKGDTETKMNCDTGFGASTAVTATFGFVAVSRVLEKLAQKAN encoded by the coding sequence GTGACAGATGATCAACGGTTTGGTGGTATTCGGCGTTTGTATGGTGATGCGGCCTATGAGGTTTTTTCTCAAGCTCATGTGTGCGTCATTGGTATTGGTGGTGTTGGTTCTTGGGCAGCAGAAGCTTTAGCTCGTTCAGGTATCGGAAAAATCACACTAATCGACATGGATGACATTTGCGTTACCAATACAAATCGTCAGATACATGCTCTAAGTGACACTATTGGTGAATCTAAAGTCGATGTAATGACTCAAAGAGTTAAACAAATAAACCCGAACTGTGAAATCACTTCGATAGAAGACTTTGCAACTGCCGACAACATGTCTGAGCTCCTCGCTGAGCCATTTGATTATATTATTGATTGCATTGACAGTATCAAACCAAAAGCCGCTCTAATGGCGTGGTGTAAGAGCAATAAGCGTTCTGTTATTACGATTGGTGGTGCCGGCGGGCAAACCGACCCGACTAAAATTCAGACGGCCGATCTGGCTAAAACCGTTGGTGATCCATTAGCTGCGAACCTACGCAACTTTCTACGTCGCTATTATAATTTTAGTCGAAATACCAAAAGGCGTTTTAACATTGAATGTGTGTTTTCCATCGAGCAATTGAATTATCCGCAAGGTGACGGAACCGTCTCTAAGCAAAGATTGAAAGGGGACACAGAAACTAAAATGAACTGCGATACGGGCTTTGGCGCCAGCACCGCAGTTACCGCTACTTTTGGTTTTGTGGCGGTATCAAGAGTGCTGGAAAAACTGGCTCAAAAGGCGAACTAG
- the yqfB gene encoding N(4)-acetylcytidine aminohydrolase, producing the protein MTPTTMTFFQRFEADILSGKKTITLRDDAEKYYAPNSVVTVSTFEEGREFCRLKIVSVEPVLFDALTGYHAEQENMTLAELRDVIQAIYPGIQQLFLVSYQLVDA; encoded by the coding sequence ATGACACCAACCACTATGACGTTCTTTCAACGCTTTGAGGCCGATATTCTATCTGGCAAAAAGACCATTACCTTGCGTGATGACGCTGAAAAGTACTATGCCCCTAACTCTGTGGTGACTGTGTCTACTTTCGAAGAGGGTCGTGAGTTTTGTCGTTTAAAAATAGTGTCTGTCGAGCCTGTCTTGTTTGATGCTTTAACAGGTTATCATGCCGAGCAAGAAAACATGACGCTGGCTGAATTAAGGGACGTGATTCAAGCCATTTACCCAGGGATTCAACAGCTGTTTTTGGTCTCTTATCAGCTGGTTGATGCATGA
- a CDS encoding F0F1 ATP synthase subunit epsilon, which translates to MAITVHCDIVSAEKEIFSGTVQSLVAAGSYGDLGIMPGHAPLLTTLQPGPVRVVKENGDEEIIFVSGGFLEVQPHRVTVLANTATRARDLDEEAALKAQEHAKELLANQKPDVDYTRATAELVEAMARLRTIQQFRNHN; encoded by the coding sequence ATGGCTATCACAGTACACTGCGATATCGTAAGCGCTGAAAAAGAGATTTTTTCCGGTACGGTTCAATCTCTTGTGGCTGCAGGCAGCTATGGCGATCTAGGTATTATGCCTGGGCACGCGCCATTGTTGACGACTCTGCAACCAGGTCCTGTTCGTGTGGTTAAAGAAAATGGTGATGAAGAGATTATCTTCGTGTCCGGTGGCTTCCTAGAAGTTCAACCGCACCGTGTCACCGTCTTGGCTAACACAGCCACTCGTGCAAGAGATCTGGACGAAGAGGCGGCATTAAAAGCTCAAGAACATGCTAAAGAGCTTTTGGCTAATCAAAAACCTGACGTCGACTACACTCGTGCGACAGCGGAACTAGTGGAAGCTATGGCCCGTTTGCGTACTATTCAGCAATTCCGCAATCATAATTAA